A part of Limihaloglobus sulfuriphilus genomic DNA contains:
- a CDS encoding LamG-like jellyroll fold domain-containing protein: MKNFVSGILIFSIMCMPSFASLVSHWELNETTGTSGSNSVAGAAPIDFYGTVSDSNWVPGKIGNAVKLNGSDGNYLLIKSGSVYDFGGFEDMTIALWVKFDSIPTVPSVCYLWDNTYSGYKSNLVIVGGEQIRIQSAQGDATGPTGWFDSNAWHHIAFIARNTDDGLCDFEVFVDGESYVTKTDLDRDTTGRLGWAAFGANAAVNGVGANYLSGAIDDIRFYDTALSAADVQSLVPEPVTFAMLALGALVLYRKR, from the coding sequence ATGAAAAATTTTGTTAGTGGTATTTTGATTTTTTCGATCATGTGTATGCCTTCTTTTGCTTCACTGGTCAGTCATTGGGAACTGAATGAAACAACTGGTACTTCAGGGAGTAACTCTGTGGCCGGTGCGGCCCCGATCGATTTTTACGGCACGGTATCCGATTCGAACTGGGTGCCGGGCAAAATCGGTAACGCTGTTAAACTAAACGGTTCTGACGGGAATTATCTACTGATAAAATCAGGAAGTGTTTACGATTTTGGTGGTTTTGAGGATATGACTATAGCTCTCTGGGTGAAGTTCGACTCGATTCCAACTGTACCTTCTGTTTGTTACCTCTGGGATAACACCTACAGCGGTTACAAATCAAATCTGGTAATTGTTGGGGGTGAGCAGATCAGGATTCAATCCGCACAAGGTGATGCGACCGGCCCGACCGGCTGGTTTGATTCTAATGCCTGGCATCATATTGCCTTTATTGCCAGAAATACGGATGATGGCCTTTGTGATTTTGAGGTGTTCGTTGACGGAGAATCTTATGTAACTAAAACAGATCTTGACAGAGATACGACCGGCAGACTTGGCTGGGCTGCTTTTGGAGCTAATGCGGCAGTAAATGGCGTTGGGGCCAATTATTTGTCCGGTGCCATCGACGACATCAGGTTCTATGACACCGCTCTGTCTGCTGCTGATGTTCAGTCACTGGTACCCGAACCTGTAACTTTTGCAATGTTGGCATTAGGCGCTCTGGTACTATACAGAAAAAGGTGA
- a CDS encoding Gfo/Idh/MocA family protein has product MRDEHLKFVSIGGFGHAVFVFDEILNKSQYELCGIAPAFENEDISHCLNHRVCKNVKKFEDYSEMIGIVRPDVVIISTRLDRIADLIIYAAENGCHIITEKPLALSLEKLEKVNLAVKNNNVKLAAMLTMRSEPCFIAAKHAFETGEIGRAALVNARKSYRFGDRPEWFGDIKQYGGTLGWIGIHAFDMIDFITGEKIVEVAAMKGNFCHQHRPACEDNCVVIFKFDNGGHGSVSVDLLRPDVTEVHGDDWIRIAGTKGIIEARASDRTCSIISQKKGQRAIKLPAASEIYTEFFESTIINGAVSALSEADPFMFTKVCLMCEKSCEKSMFLKINNEVS; this is encoded by the coding sequence ATGAGAGATGAACACCTCAAATTTGTATCTATTGGCGGCTTTGGTCATGCCGTGTTCGTATTCGATGAAATTCTTAATAAATCTCAATACGAACTTTGCGGAATCGCACCGGCATTCGAAAACGAGGATATTAGTCATTGTTTAAATCACAGGGTCTGTAAAAATGTTAAAAAGTTCGAAGATTATTCTGAAATGATTGGAATTGTCAGGCCTGATGTTGTAATAATCAGCACCAGGTTAGACAGAATTGCGGATTTAATCATTTATGCGGCTGAAAACGGCTGCCATATCATAACTGAAAAACCGCTGGCGTTATCGCTTGAAAAGTTAGAAAAGGTGAATCTGGCCGTTAAAAATAATAATGTTAAGCTGGCGGCAATGCTTACGATGCGTTCGGAACCGTGTTTTATTGCGGCCAAACATGCTTTTGAAACTGGAGAGATAGGCCGGGCTGCTCTTGTAAATGCCCGCAAGTCATACCGCTTCGGCGATCGCCCCGAATGGTTTGGCGATATAAAACAATACGGTGGAACACTTGGCTGGATCGGTATACATGCCTTTGACATGATTGACTTTATAACTGGTGAGAAAATAGTGGAAGTTGCGGCTATGAAGGGAAACTTCTGTCATCAGCATCGTCCCGCTTGTGAGGATAACTGTGTGGTGATTTTTAAGTTTGATAACGGGGGGCACGGCAGCGTAAGTGTTGACCTGCTGCGTCCTGACGTCACAGAAGTTCATGGTGATGACTGGATTAGAATTGCAGGTACAAAAGGAATAATAGAAGCCAGGGCATCAGATAGAACATGCAGCATAATTTCCCAAAAGAAAGGGCAAAGAGCCATAAAATTACCTGCAGCCAGTGAGATTTATACGGAATTTTTCGAATCTACAATTATAAATGGCGCAGTGTCGGCATTGTCAGAGGCTGACCCCTTCATGTTTACCAAGGTATGTCTTATGTGCGAAAAATCCTGTGAAAAATCCATGTTTTTAAAAATAAACAATGAAGTGAGCTGA
- a CDS encoding AraC family transcriptional regulator, whose translation MKTYTKVIDKVGVYLTTFVSGSTFTMGDTAAKYMRLLFVKSGKASYCINGKSYHVSEGQIVALSKGQKTLFETLKGEKFFVFCFLLSDKLQILTDDFADVVFADPCPVKVPNEYLHQLIRVCRGFLGEQGAELAYSDFIIRNGAFVVLIQIYRVKKGVFKSDIKLTGIERVEKVLNYVKFHYYDDLKLEQAAVMSELSIRHFSTLCRRLTNKSFIGYLTDIRVQKAKDLLENTNDPVTSIAFFVGFQELSSFYRSFKKKYSVNPMHFRKNNRKSAT comes from the coding sequence ATGAAAACTTATACAAAAGTAATTGACAAGGTTGGTGTATACTTAACTACATTTGTAAGCGGATCTACTTTTACCATGGGAGATACTGCTGCAAAATATATGAGGTTGCTTTTTGTGAAATCCGGCAAGGCATCTTATTGTATTAACGGTAAATCTTACCATGTTTCTGAGGGGCAGATTGTTGCTCTTAGTAAAGGGCAGAAAACCCTCTTTGAGACTTTAAAGGGAGAGAAGTTTTTTGTGTTCTGTTTCCTTCTTAGCGACAAACTTCAAATACTGACAGATGATTTTGCAGATGTGGTCTTCGCAGATCCCTGCCCTGTCAAGGTACCCAATGAATACCTTCACCAGCTTATTCGTGTTTGCAGAGGTTTTCTTGGAGAACAGGGGGCTGAATTGGCCTATTCAGATTTTATAATAAGAAACGGCGCTTTCGTTGTTTTGATTCAGATATATCGAGTAAAAAAGGGTGTTTTTAAATCAGACATAAAATTAACCGGCATTGAAAGAGTGGAAAAAGTTTTGAATTACGTGAAATTTCATTATTATGATGATTTGAAACTGGAACAGGCCGCTGTAATGTCGGAGCTTTCAATAAGGCATTTTTCAACTCTGTGCAGAAGATTAACCAATAAGAGTTTTATAGGGTATCTTACTGATATACGGGTTCAAAAGGCAAAAGATCTGCTTGAAAATACAAACGATCCTGTTACATCCATAGCCTTTTTTGTCGGTTTCCAGGAACTTTCAAGTTTTTACAGATCATTCAAGAAAAAATATTCTGTTAATCCAATGCATTTCAGAAAGAACAACAGAAAGTCCGCTACATGA
- a CDS encoding LamG domain-containing protein: protein MKRLIFCLSLSLLLLTNAAFPFDAGQNLEVYYPFDQTQGTSVTDTVGPCSGTVTSLDGQALGTFWGAGKFSGGINLDGMTGVLLSNAHILGNFQNKTLSMWFCPDASTAGSDQNYFLWSNRNSGADEFKIYVLYRNNSIQFVAALDGGGSQTRIVPIDPPDGSTWHHVAVVMKDGAVSGTTDFDYYLDGSLVETTTGGVQHTDGSVNGPSIGANAVDAAPLNPPTNHQAFVGKIDEFRIYSAALIDTDIAGLYAHIPESSGPGEFNPELDMDIYYPFDQDSGEYAYDSMMTQDAQVRYLDGGSSSPWGANGVDGLFDFCAELDGTNAFLIPNASVLGNFQNKTISMWVCPSTDVFNVDRNYFIWSNRNSGADVFKIYLYYKASQLRCATETGEVRVDIPTPDGQTWHHIAVVIENTADDLCSMSLYIDGNLGGSTAGNARHTDGSINGPSIGATAADASIPVESYQGFLGKIDDFRIYGRPLQPVEVAALKDYIPQEAVIDITSSLDLYWKCDETSGIILSDSAGNDINNGVIVNAPSGDQSWWTGAYNGGIWLDGASCLILDDVNDTYSFGSDSTNNKTVSMWIRPDAIPSGDRFLFSVRPGGGMMYKVYIIVKSNGSVGLVYDYWREHIQEELPDGTIVDDYVMHPTSFFSAADAIAPDQWTHVAMTINQTSDNFRTFSLYLDGEMIHSAPGAEVETGNVFYGLTIGGHAGDVAVAHASFSGTLDEVRIYDRPMSAPEIQALYSYGPVLAGDVNGDAACGPADVSQMAGMWLNSSLSVAGTESLIEDGNFESYADQTALEGKWFEFPLALADFATESTVTLLTNPADAYTGSNALRWNYRDMDSNTGLSAFTEIVYILDNPIDLTSSDLVTAMINRHEGNSLEKALYIKFLSGTGTAQEFAADASNRIKGQMLIKRPNGSSAEPVGWDQWVIDLHDLQYRFGDAYSDLNDIGALLFGVWTPADDDNGDGVGVIDIDDIKIVSLPECTGDNPEDINGDCQIDLVDMSLFSADWLVSNTMPGITQ, encoded by the coding sequence ATGAAACGATTAATTTTTTGTTTGTCTTTGAGTCTTTTACTGCTAACCAATGCGGCATTCCCATTTGACGCGGGGCAGAATCTGGAGGTGTATTATCCTTTTGACCAGACACAGGGCACATCTGTCACAGACACGGTCGGCCCCTGCTCTGGAACGGTAACTTCCCTTGACGGGCAGGCTCTGGGCACCTTCTGGGGGGCAGGTAAATTTAGCGGCGGGATCAATCTTGACGGTATGACCGGTGTTTTACTCTCTAATGCGCATATACTGGGTAATTTCCAGAACAAAACCCTCTCAATGTGGTTTTGCCCTGACGCTTCGACAGCCGGGTCGGATCAGAACTATTTTCTCTGGAGTAACAGAAACTCCGGTGCCGATGAGTTCAAGATATATGTCCTCTACCGTAATAACTCTATTCAGTTTGTAGCGGCCCTTGACGGCGGCGGTTCGCAGACAAGGATTGTTCCCATCGATCCTCCGGATGGCAGCACCTGGCATCATGTTGCAGTGGTTATGAAAGATGGTGCAGTTTCAGGGACTACAGACTTCGATTATTATCTTGACGGAAGCCTTGTAGAAACCACTACAGGCGGAGTGCAGCATACAGACGGCTCTGTTAACGGTCCTTCTATCGGGGCTAACGCCGTTGATGCGGCTCCTTTGAATCCCCCTACTAATCATCAGGCTTTTGTAGGCAAAATAGATGAATTCAGGATTTATTCCGCGGCTCTGATAGATACAGATATTGCAGGACTTTACGCACATATTCCTGAGTCAAGCGGCCCGGGAGAATTCAATCCTGAACTGGATATGGATATTTATTATCCCTTTGATCAGGATTCAGGTGAATACGCATATGACAGCATGATGACACAGGATGCACAGGTGCGGTATCTTGACGGCGGCAGTTCATCTCCGTGGGGGGCCAATGGTGTTGACGGCCTGTTCGATTTCTGCGCAGAATTAGACGGAACAAATGCCTTCCTGATTCCAAATGCTTCTGTTCTGGGTAATTTCCAGAATAAAACAATTTCCATGTGGGTATGTCCGAGTACGGACGTGTTTAATGTTGACAGAAACTATTTTATCTGGAGCAATAGAAACTCAGGAGCTGATGTTTTCAAGATTTACCTCTATTACAAGGCCAGTCAGCTTCGCTGTGCTACAGAAACCGGCGAAGTGAGGGTTGATATACCCACACCCGACGGGCAGACATGGCATCATATTGCGGTTGTTATCGAAAATACTGCTGATGATCTGTGCAGCATGAGTTTGTACATCGACGGAAATCTTGGAGGCAGCACGGCCGGTAATGCAAGGCATACAGACGGTTCTATCAACGGTCCGTCTATAGGCGCAACCGCGGCAGATGCCAGTATACCTGTTGAAAGTTATCAGGGATTTCTCGGCAAGATAGATGACTTCAGAATTTACGGCAGGCCACTGCAGCCGGTTGAAGTAGCTGCACTCAAGGATTATATTCCCCAGGAAGCCGTTATAGATATTACCAGCAGCCTTGATTTATATTGGAAATGCGATGAGACCAGCGGTATTATCCTCAGCGACTCTGCCGGCAACGACATCAATAATGGCGTCATCGTGAATGCACCGTCCGGTGACCAGTCATGGTGGACCGGCGCCTATAACGGCGGTATCTGGCTTGACGGAGCTTCGTGTTTAATACTCGATGATGTCAACGACACATACTCTTTTGGTTCGGACTCAACAAATAACAAGACTGTTTCCATGTGGATAAGGCCCGACGCCATCCCCAGCGGTGACAGATTCCTTTTCAGTGTCCGTCCGGGCGGGGGAATGATGTACAAGGTGTATATTATAGTCAAGTCAAACGGTTCTGTAGGTCTGGTCTATGACTATTGGCGTGAACATATTCAGGAAGAGCTGCCTGATGGAACTATCGTTGATGATTATGTCATGCATCCAACAAGTTTTTTCTCTGCTGCTGATGCGATTGCACCGGATCAATGGACGCATGTTGCAATGACTATCAACCAGACATCAGATAACTTCAGGACCTTCAGCCTGTATCTTGACGGTGAGATGATACACTCGGCCCCTGGGGCGGAAGTGGAAACCGGAAACGTCTTTTATGGTTTAACTATAGGAGGACATGCCGGTGATGTTGCCGTTGCTCACGCCAGTTTCAGCGGTACTCTCGATGAAGTCAGGATTTATGACAGGCCAATGTCCGCTCCGGAGATACAGGCCCTTTACAGTTACGGCCCCGTTCTGGCTGGTGATGTTAACGGCGATGCGGCTTGTGGTCCGGCTGATGTCAGTCAGATGGCAGGCATGTGGCTTAACAGCAGTCTCAGTGTGGCCGGCACGGAATCCCTTATCGAAGATGGGAACTTTGAAAGCTATGCTGACCAGACGGCTCTTGAGGGCAAATGGTTTGAATTCCCGTTAGCACTTGCGGATTTCGCGACTGAATCGACGGTTACACTTCTCACGAACCCCGCCGATGCGTACACCGGTTCTAATGCACTTCGCTGGAATTACAGAGATATGGATTCTAATACAGGCCTTTCTGCTTTCACCGAGATTGTCTATATACTCGATAATCCGATCGATCTGACCTCGAGCGATCTTGTTACAGCTATGATCAACAGACATGAGGGCAACAGCCTTGAAAAGGCACTTTATATAAAGTTTCTCTCTGGAACAGGTACCGCGCAAGAATTTGCTGCCGATGCGTCTAACCGTATAAAGGGCCAGATGCTGATTAAACGTCCAAACGGCAGCAGCGCAGAGCCTGTTGGGTGGGATCAGTGGGTTATTGATCTGCATGACCTTCAGTATCGTTTTGGTGATGCCTACAGCGATCTCAATGATATCGGCGCGCTGCTTTTCGGCGTATGGACACCTGCTGATGATGACAACGGAGACGGCGTTGGCGTTATCGATATTGATGACATTAAGATTGTTTCTCTGCCTGAGTGTACGGGAGATAATCCTGAGGATATAAATGGAGATTGTCAAATTGACCTTGTTGACATGAGTCTGTTTTCCGCAGACTGGCTTGTGTCGAATACTATGCCTGGAATAACACAGTGA